One stretch of Streptomyces sp. R21 DNA includes these proteins:
- a CDS encoding FAD-dependent oxidoreductase: MYDLLVVGAGPYGLSIASHAAAAGLRLRVMGRPMASWRDHMPRGMFLKSEPWASNLSDPGRRRRLDVYCAEQGVGARHGEPIPVEMFASYGLWFARHAVPEVDERTVTRVRARPGGFEAVTEDGEVLHARTVALAVGVMPFVEVPGALRDLGPSLVSHSSHHGDLDRFRGKDVTVVGGGQAALETAALLAEQGTRVRVLARAGQLNWNNVPPAWERPWWESVRTPHSGLGCGWRNWCYAERPGLFHRLPETTRARIAATALGPAGAWWVRDRVESAVEVLLGHEIAAAYGTGGGVRLEAVTRSGGLTSLETEHVIAATGFRASRDRLGLLAEELRGGLAAEADGSPRVGRDFESSHPGLFMAGLVTASGFGPAMRFVHGATFTAGTLVRGVRRRLHTGPVSGRIPAPGNGRGRGALDTVRR, from the coding sequence ATGTACGACCTGCTGGTGGTGGGAGCCGGCCCCTACGGCCTGTCCATCGCGTCCCACGCCGCCGCGGCCGGACTCAGGCTGCGCGTCATGGGACGCCCGATGGCGTCCTGGCGGGATCACATGCCCCGCGGCATGTTCCTGAAGTCGGAGCCGTGGGCGTCGAACCTCTCGGACCCCGGGCGCCGCCGGCGCCTCGACGTGTACTGCGCCGAGCAGGGTGTCGGGGCCCGGCACGGGGAGCCGATCCCGGTCGAGATGTTCGCCTCGTACGGGCTGTGGTTCGCCCGGCACGCGGTACCGGAGGTGGACGAGCGCACGGTGACACGCGTGCGGGCCCGACCCGGGGGCTTCGAGGCGGTCACCGAGGACGGCGAGGTGCTGCACGCCAGGACGGTCGCGCTGGCCGTCGGGGTCATGCCCTTCGTCGAGGTGCCCGGCGCGCTGCGCGACCTCGGCCCCTCCCTTGTCTCGCACAGCAGCCACCACGGCGACCTCGACCGCTTCCGGGGCAAGGACGTCACGGTGGTCGGCGGCGGCCAGGCCGCGCTGGAGACGGCGGCCCTCCTCGCCGAACAGGGCACCCGCGTCCGGGTGTTGGCCCGCGCCGGACAGCTGAACTGGAACAACGTGCCCCCGGCCTGGGAGCGCCCGTGGTGGGAGTCGGTCCGCACCCCGCACAGCGGACTGGGCTGCGGCTGGCGCAACTGGTGCTACGCCGAGCGTCCCGGCCTCTTCCACCGCCTGCCCGAGACCACCCGCGCCCGGATCGCGGCCACCGCCCTCGGCCCGGCGGGCGCCTGGTGGGTGCGCGACCGGGTGGAGTCGGCCGTCGAGGTGCTGCTCGGCCACGAGATCGCGGCGGCCTACGGCACGGGAGGCGGCGTACGGCTGGAGGCGGTGACCCGGAGCGGCGGGCTGACGTCGCTGGAGACCGAACACGTCATCGCGGCAACAGGGTTCAGGGCGAGCCGTGACCGGCTCGGGCTGCTCGCCGAAGAGCTGCGCGGGGGTCTTGCGGCGGAGGCCGACGGTTCGCCGCGGGTGGGCCGGGACTTCGAGTCCTCGCATCCGGGGCTCTTCATGGCGGGCCTGGTGACGGCGTCCGGCTTCGGTCCGGCCATGCGCTTCGTGCACGGCGCCACCTTCACGGCGGGCACGCTCGTGCGGGGAGTACGGCGGCGGCTGCACACGGGCCCGGTGTCCGGGCGGATTCCGGCGCCGGGGAACGGGCGGGGCCGCGGGGCGCTCGACACGGTGCGCCGCTGA
- a CDS encoding ATP-grasp domain-containing protein, translating into MPFLDIRVPAVLVRIDRNPFHHGTLGAVRSLGRAGVEVHVVADVTGSPVRQSRFVSEMHPPPPPGASAPEIAGVLRRVAARVSRPAVLIPMDDASAVAVGRMRDELMPGYLLPQQPDALAERVADKAELAAVCEHVGIPHPVTLVPQSAAQATAAVWRLGLPVVAKWSRPWLIPAGSGLRSTVMVHSAQQAQALYLRSAEAGSRLLFQEFLPPGPDLDWFFHGYADRSGAVCGGGPGRKQLAWPRGAGLTAVGHWTPNPQVQALAERLTGALGYRGILDLDFRRDSATGHYHLLDFNPRPGAQFRLFADASGLDVVRAQHLDLTHRPLPDPAPLPGRAFVVENYAPLSALRRRSGERELAWYARDDRAPGFAMWALWCRHVALRLLARLRRPTPVTTSARIGRQPGAPTSLTDNQKASSC; encoded by the coding sequence GTGCCTTTTCTCGACATTCGCGTCCCCGCCGTACTCGTGCGGATCGACCGGAACCCCTTTCACCACGGAACGCTGGGAGCCGTACGCTCACTCGGCCGAGCGGGCGTGGAGGTGCACGTCGTCGCCGATGTGACGGGAAGTCCCGTACGGCAATCCCGATTTGTCTCCGAGATGCATCCCCCGCCCCCGCCCGGCGCATCCGCCCCGGAAATCGCCGGCGTCCTGCGCCGGGTGGCCGCCCGGGTGTCCCGCCCCGCCGTGCTGATCCCCATGGACGACGCGAGTGCCGTCGCGGTGGGCCGAATGCGCGACGAACTGATGCCGGGGTACCTGCTGCCGCAGCAGCCCGACGCCCTCGCCGAACGCGTCGCCGACAAGGCGGAGCTGGCCGCCGTGTGCGAGCACGTCGGCATCCCCCACCCGGTGACGCTGGTCCCGCAGAGTGCGGCGCAGGCGACCGCGGCCGTGTGGCGGCTGGGCCTGCCGGTGGTGGCGAAGTGGAGCCGCCCCTGGCTGATCCCGGCCGGATCGGGGCTGCGCAGCACGGTGATGGTGCACTCGGCGCAGCAGGCCCAGGCGCTGTACCTGCGCTCCGCGGAGGCGGGCAGCCGACTGCTGTTCCAGGAGTTCCTGCCGCCGGGGCCGGACCTCGACTGGTTCTTCCACGGGTACGCCGACCGGTCCGGGGCGGTGTGCGGCGGCGGCCCGGGACGCAAGCAACTCGCCTGGCCGCGCGGCGCCGGACTGACCGCGGTCGGCCATTGGACCCCCAACCCGCAGGTACAGGCGCTCGCCGAACGGCTCACCGGCGCGCTCGGCTACCGCGGCATCCTCGACCTGGACTTCCGCCGGGACAGCGCGACGGGCCACTACCACCTGCTCGACTTCAACCCCCGGCCCGGCGCTCAGTTCCGGCTCTTCGCCGACGCGTCCGGCCTGGACGTCGTACGCGCCCAGCACCTGGACCTGACCCACCGTCCGCTGCCGGACCCGGCTCCCCTGCCGGGCCGGGCGTTCGTGGTGGAGAACTACGCCCCGCTGAGCGCGCTGCGCCGACGCTCCGGCGAGCGCGAACTGGCCTGGTACGCCCGCGACGACCGCGCGCCCGGCTTCGCGATGTGGGCGCTGTGGTGCCGCCATGTGGCGCTGCGTCTGCTGGCCCGCCTGCGCCGGCCCACGCCCGTCACCACGAGCGCCCGGATCGGGCGGCAGCCCGGCGCCCCGACCTCCCTGACCGACAACCAGAAAGCGAGCAGCTGCTGA